The following proteins are encoded in a genomic region of Pyxicephalus adspersus chromosome 9, UCB_Pads_2.0, whole genome shotgun sequence:
- the LOC140338183 gene encoding F-box only protein 31-B-like → MYLPPHDPHVDEPMRLKPVFRIHLMEKKTATVECMYGPKGPHNGQILMAKKDEFCTKCLQTDYHRMSGGRQEEFRTWLRDDLGRTLDDIFHEHMQELILMKFIYVCQYDNCLTYRRIYHPPNRPDDLVNPGFFKGTYGSHGLEIVMLSFHGTTAKVTKITGDPNVPAGQPTLEIDLTRPMRLPAKEQLRNFSELSRLILDIQNLISREQQLAGVVEDSGSSRGDPALAPPPVAKTENSAANGPSASEHWEEQPQDLQTFALPEEVMSRNEDYPRSCRICFYGTGLIAGHGFSSPEKTPGLFILFDDNRFGFIWLELKSFSLYSRMTDRFQNSQPPSPEAFDEMLQTMEQWA, encoded by the exons ATGTACCTACCTCCTCACGATCCACATGTGGACGAACCCATGAGGCTAAAGCCCGTATTCCGAATCCACCTAATGGAGAAGAAAACCGCCACTGTGGAATGCATGTATGGCCCCAAGGGGCCCCATAATGGACAGATTCTG ATGGCAAAAAAGGATGAGTTCTGTACCAAATGCCTTCAGACCGACTACCATAGGATGTCCGGAGGGCGGCAGGAG GAATTTCGGACGTGGCTGCGAGATGATTTGGGGAGGACACTGGACGATATTTTCCATGAACACATGCAGGAGCTGATCCTGATGAAATTCATCTATGTCTGCCAATATGA CAATTGCCTTACTTACCGCCGGATATATCATCCACCCAACCGGCCAGATGATCTGGTGAATCCTGGCTTTTTCAAGGGCACATATGGAAGCCACGGTCTGGAGATAGTAATGCTGAGTTTTCACGGGACGACCGCTAAGGTTACAAAAATAACG GGAGACCCCAACGTCCCAGCTGGACAGCCGACCCTTGAAATAGATCTGACCCGGCCCATGCGGCTCCCTGCTAAGGAGCAGTTACGCAATTTCTCCGAACTTTCACGGCTCATCCTGGACATCCAGAATCTGATCAGTAGGGAACAGCAACTAGCGGGAGTTGTTGAGGATTCTGGAAGCAGCAGGGGGGATCCTGCACTGGCACCGCCACCTGTCGCCAAAACAGAAAATAGTGCTGCCAATGGACCCAGCGCCAGCGAACACTGGGAGGAGCAACCTCAGGATCTGCAAACATTTGCCCTCCCGGAGGAGGTGATGTCACGGAATGAAGATTACCCCCGAAGCTGTAGAATTTG TTTTTATGGAACGGGCCTGATAGCCGGCCACGGATTTAGCAGCCCGGAGAAGACGCCTGGCCTCTTCATTCTCTTCGATGACAACCGCTTCGGGTTCATATGGCTGGAGCTGAAATCCTTCAGCCTGTACAGCCGCATGACGGACAGATTTCAGAACTCTCAGCCTCCATCTCCAGAGGCCTTCGACGAAATGCTTCAAACTATGGAACAATGGGCGTAG